The Geotalea uraniireducens Rf4 genome window below encodes:
- the dbpA gene encoding ATP-dependent RNA helicase DbpA, producing MTPKAFSSLHLKIHMLKNLASLGYAEMTPIQAHSLPLILAGKDVIAKAKTGSGKTAAFGIGLLSHLDATSSRVQALVLCPTRELADQVGKELRRLARFTDNIKVLTLCGGVPFGPQLGSLEHGAHIVVGTPGRILDHLRRGSLDLTCLQTLVLDEADRMLDMGFQDEISALIDATPKKKQTLLFSATYPEAIAAMSATIQHEPVAVSVDEVHDESAIEQVLYEVDKEERTEAVARILGHYRPESTLVFCNTKIECQEVADALVKRGFSALAIHGDLEQRERDQVLVRFANKSVSVLVATDVAARGLDIKELAAVINYELSRDPEIHIHRIGRTGRAGETGLGLSLVTAQESRRVQAIETALGTPIPRGELASLTIAAGGPLAPPMVTLCIDGGRKNKMRPGDILGALTGAGGIAASEVGKIDVFDFHAYVAIVRSSADQALSCLTGNKIKGRFFKVRKIREGS from the coding sequence ATGACCCCTAAAGCATTTTCATCACTCCACTTAAAAATCCACATGCTCAAGAACCTCGCCTCACTCGGCTATGCCGAGATGACGCCGATTCAGGCCCACAGCCTGCCGCTGATTCTCGCGGGCAAGGACGTAATCGCCAAGGCCAAGACCGGCAGTGGCAAGACCGCCGCCTTCGGTATCGGCCTCTTGTCGCACCTGGATGCCACCTCCTCCCGCGTGCAGGCGCTGGTGCTCTGCCCAACCAGGGAACTGGCCGACCAGGTGGGCAAGGAACTGCGGCGCCTGGCCCGGTTTACCGATAACATCAAGGTCCTGACCCTGTGCGGCGGCGTCCCCTTCGGCCCCCAGCTCGGCTCGCTGGAACATGGCGCCCATATCGTCGTCGGTACGCCCGGCCGCATCCTGGATCATCTGCGCCGGGGGAGTCTCGACCTGACCTGCCTGCAGACGCTGGTCCTGGACGAAGCCGACCGCATGCTCGACATGGGGTTTCAGGACGAGATCAGCGCCCTGATTGACGCCACCCCGAAAAAGAAGCAGACCCTGCTCTTCTCCGCCACCTACCCCGAGGCGATTGCCGCCATGAGCGCGACGATCCAGCACGAACCGGTCGCAGTCAGTGTCGATGAAGTGCATGACGAAAGCGCTATCGAGCAGGTTCTCTATGAGGTGGATAAGGAGGAGCGGACAGAAGCCGTGGCCCGCATTCTCGGTCACTATCGCCCGGAATCGACCCTGGTCTTCTGCAACACGAAAATAGAATGCCAGGAGGTGGCCGATGCACTGGTCAAGCGGGGCTTCTCGGCGCTGGCCATCCATGGCGACCTGGAACAGCGGGAACGCGATCAGGTGCTGGTGCGCTTTGCCAACAAGAGTGTTTCGGTGCTGGTGGCCACCGATGTGGCCGCACGCGGCCTCGACATCAAGGAACTCGCTGCGGTCATCAACTATGAGCTCTCCCGCGACCCGGAGATTCATATCCACCGCATCGGCCGTACCGGGCGCGCCGGCGAAACGGGGCTGGGCTTAAGCCTGGTGACGGCGCAGGAAAGCCGGCGGGTGCAGGCAATCGAAACGGCTCTCGGCACCCCCATCCCCCGTGGGGAGCTGGCGTCGCTGACCATCGCTGCGGGCGGGCCCCTTGCGCCCCCCATGGTGACGCTCTGCATCGACGGCGGGCGCAAAAACAAAATGCGCCCCGGCGACATCCTCGGCGCCCTGACCGGCGCGGGAGGGATAGCGGCGAGCGAGGTGGGCAAGATCGACGTCTTCGATTTCCACGCCTACGTGGCGATCGTCCGGTCAAGTGCCGACCAGGCCCTCTCCTGCCTGACCGGCAATAAGATCAAGGGGCGCTTCTTCAAAGTACGGAAAATAAGAGAAGGTAGCTGA
- a CDS encoding APC family permease — protein sequence MHDQQPPAQLQKTITLWKGLALAVSTVIGSGLLGLPGMALEIGNVHTVVGGWLLISLMLIPLVYIFAYLGLTFTSSAGLSKYAQVSIGDWGGHAVTAVLCGTFMVGIPVLALIGGAYAQNMCGFSENAVFVLAIGILVLSTGFNLLGVAATNWINTASLIALVAMTAVIVLSNASFFIIGINTFGETLGGKGHLNYNDLWRTAALLFWAFIGWENLSFSMEEFKNPSKTIPAVYWISFVIVIALYMALTITSIGAEVSGVSVKGASGLASLVNRTPIGMLLVVIMVVVITANACAWVMGASRLYYASGRDGILPSIIGTLTNKGIPLNSLLLSLMIYSAVIIAAYHFKLPPANLVLVVSQNFLVLYLISIFAYWKTERRSRRWFITVLGLLSCAFLLSGFSWWILYPVFLVGVGYCNYCRIKLKTAIYEKIRQR from the coding sequence ATGCATGATCAACAACCACCCGCACAGCTGCAAAAGACGATTACCCTATGGAAAGGCCTGGCGCTTGCGGTCAGTACCGTAATCGGCTCCGGATTGCTCGGGCTGCCGGGTATGGCCTTGGAGATCGGAAATGTCCATACTGTGGTCGGCGGCTGGCTGCTCATCTCCCTGATGCTCATACCGCTGGTTTATATTTTTGCATACCTTGGGCTGACATTCACTTCTTCGGCCGGTCTATCAAAATATGCGCAGGTGAGTATCGGGGATTGGGGTGGTCATGCGGTTACCGCAGTTCTCTGTGGCACTTTCATGGTCGGGATTCCGGTTCTTGCCCTGATTGGCGGTGCTTATGCACAAAATATGTGCGGGTTCTCCGAGAATGCGGTTTTTGTGTTGGCGATCGGTATTCTGGTTTTATCGACCGGGTTTAATCTGCTGGGTGTGGCGGCAACAAACTGGATCAATACGGCTTCATTGATAGCATTGGTTGCAATGACAGCGGTGATTGTCCTGTCGAACGCTTCCTTTTTTATCATCGGGATAAATACGTTTGGAGAAACCCTTGGCGGGAAAGGTCATCTAAACTATAACGACCTGTGGCGTACGGCAGCACTTTTGTTTTGGGCCTTCATAGGATGGGAGAATCTGTCGTTCAGTATGGAGGAATTCAAGAATCCATCGAAGACGATTCCAGCTGTATACTGGATCAGTTTTGTCATAGTTATTGCGCTTTACATGGCCCTAACAATTACGAGTATCGGCGCCGAGGTTTCGGGAGTTTCCGTGAAGGGAGCATCAGGACTGGCATCATTGGTTAACCGGACGCCAATCGGTATGCTGCTAGTAGTAATAATGGTCGTAGTAATAACAGCAAATGCTTGTGCGTGGGTTATGGGTGCAAGTCGACTTTATTATGCTTCTGGTAGAGATGGCATTTTACCCTCAATCATTGGAACGCTGACTAACAAAGGTATTCCTCTTAACAGCTTACTGCTGTCACTTATGATTTATTCCGCAGTGATAATTGCGGCGTATCACTTTAAACTTCCGCCGGCAAACCTGGTATTGGTTGTCAGCCAAAACTTCCTGGTTCTTTATCTGATAAGCATCTTTGCATATTGGAAGACTGAACGTAGGAGCCGTAGATGGTTTATTACCGTGCTTGGTCTACTATCATGTGCATTTCTCTTATCGGGATTTAGCTGGTGGATCCTCTATCCTGTATTTTTAGTTGGAGTCGGATATTGCAATTACTGCCGTATAAAGCTCAAGACGGCGATTTATGAAAAGATCAGGCAAAGATGA
- a CDS encoding epoxyqueuosine reductase QueH produces MKILLHICCAPCAIYPVKEMRSNCMEVTGFFFNHNIHPYTEYRKRLDTVGEYAEKIDLEVIYRDEYRLEDFLEAVAATPGERCLYCYSSRLEAVAATAAELGFDAYSSSLLYSRYQKHDAIKELGERFGIKYGVSFHYDDYRRGWKEGIEISKTMGLYRQQYCGCIYSEKERYALQPSR; encoded by the coding sequence ATGAAGATTCTCCTCCACATCTGCTGTGCACCGTGCGCCATTTATCCGGTCAAGGAAATGCGCTCCAACTGCATGGAAGTAACCGGTTTTTTCTTCAACCACAATATCCATCCATATACGGAATACCGGAAACGTCTGGATACGGTAGGTGAATATGCGGAAAAAATCGACCTGGAGGTCATCTACAGGGATGAATACCGCCTGGAGGATTTCCTGGAAGCCGTTGCCGCCACCCCCGGTGAACGCTGTCTCTACTGCTACAGCTCCCGACTGGAAGCCGTTGCAGCCACGGCTGCGGAACTCGGCTTCGACGCCTACTCTTCTTCTTTGCTCTACAGCAGGTATCAGAAACATGATGCAATCAAAGAGCTTGGGGAACGGTTCGGCATAAAGTACGGCGTTTCCTTCCACTATGACGATTACCGCCGGGGATGGAAGGAGGGCATAGAAATCTCTAAAACGATGGGACTCTATCGCCAACAGTACTGCGGCTGTATTTACAGCGAAAAAGAGCGTTACGCGTTGCAACCCTCTCGGTAA
- the brnA gene encoding type II toxin-antitoxin system BrnA family antitoxin: MNRKRKEVPAFSSEAEERTFWEQHDSTEYVDWSQAKRVTLPNLKPTTQSISLRLPVSLLESIKSAANSRDVPYQSLIKIWLSEKLHESH; encoded by the coding sequence ATGAACAGGAAGCGTAAGGAAGTTCCGGCATTTTCTTCGGAAGCTGAAGAGAGGACATTTTGGGAACAGCACGACTCAACAGAGTACGTTGACTGGTCACAGGCAAAACGGGTCACGCTCCCCAACCTCAAGCCGACCACCCAGTCTATCTCCCTGCGTCTGCCGGTTTCACTGTTGGAAAGCATCAAGTCCGCCGCCAACAGCCGCGACGTGCCCTATCAATCGCTGATCAAGATCTGGCTCAGCGAAAAACTGCACGAGAGCCATTAA
- a CDS encoding archease gives MPYRYLEHIAVADVAFEAFGDTIEELFVAAGDAVMNTMVEELASIGSEETVAFETEHTDLDLLLYNFLSELVFLKDARCLLLRVKSVSITEDGGKFNAKAIAYGEKINPKKHPLLVDVKAVTLHRFTLEKTDSGWHAVVILDI, from the coding sequence ATGCCGTATCGTTATCTTGAGCACATAGCCGTGGCGGATGTGGCGTTCGAGGCCTTCGGCGACACCATCGAAGAGCTCTTCGTTGCCGCTGGCGACGCGGTCATGAACACCATGGTGGAAGAGCTGGCCAGCATCGGCAGCGAAGAAACCGTGGCCTTTGAAACGGAACACACCGACCTTGACCTGCTGCTCTACAATTTCCTCAGTGAACTGGTCTTCCTCAAAGACGCCCGATGCCTTTTGTTGCGGGTCAAATCTGTGAGCATCACTGAAGACGGCGGTAAATTCAACGCGAAGGCCATTGCCTACGGTGAGAAGATCAATCCGAAAAAACATCCCCTCCTTGTCGATGTCAAGGCGGTGACCCTCCACCGCTTCACCCTGGAAAAGACCGACAGCGGCTGGCACGCGGTTGTCATTCTGGACATTTAA
- a CDS encoding cytochrome c3 family protein encodes MIRCTILTVLFALTTPFALLAKQETRDIQFRFKNADSVVFNHDVHLKKYNNCKICHDAIFDLKNPRHYTMDEMEKNRSCGACHAGVKAFSVAEDKNCVRCHKGIPRDIAYNVKGATDAVFSHTFHIGVYRCNDCHTKLFQFKAGAKRYTIGEKPCCGACHNGKVAFSSDSCQKCHPGYKQA; translated from the coding sequence ATGATTCGTTGTACCATTCTCACCGTTCTCTTTGCTCTTACCACACCGTTTGCCCTACTGGCAAAACAGGAAACAAGGGATATCCAGTTCAGGTTTAAAAACGCCGATTCTGTCGTTTTCAACCATGATGTACATCTGAAGAAATATAACAATTGCAAGATCTGCCATGACGCAATCTTCGATCTGAAAAACCCACGGCATTATACCATGGATGAAATGGAAAAAAACAGGTCCTGCGGTGCCTGCCATGCTGGCGTAAAGGCTTTCAGTGTCGCCGAAGATAAAAATTGCGTGCGTTGCCATAAAGGGATACCTCGAGACATTGCTTATAATGTCAAAGGTGCAACCGACGCCGTCTTCAGCCACACATTCCACATCGGCGTATACCGTTGCAATGACTGTCACACCAAGCTTTTCCAGTTTAAAGCAGGTGCCAAACGCTACACCATTGGAGAGAAGCCGTGTTGTGGCGCTTGTCACAATGGCAAAGTCGCCTTTTCGAGCGATTCCTGTCAAAAATGCCATCCCGGTTACAAGCAGGCTTAA
- a CDS encoding DUF2905 domain-containing protein: MPGIGKFLIILGLIIAAIGIIFTLAGRLPWLGRLPGDIYIKRDNFTFYFPLATSILISVILSFILWLFRR; this comes from the coding sequence ATGCCCGGTATCGGCAAATTCCTTATCATTCTGGGGCTCATCATCGCCGCCATCGGCATCATTTTTACCCTCGCCGGCAGGCTTCCCTGGCTGGGGCGGCTTCCCGGCGACATCTATATCAAGCGGGATAATTTCACCTTTTACTTTCCTCTTGCCACCAGCATCCTCATCTCTGTTATCCTCTCGTTCATCCTCTGGCTGTTCAGACGGTAA
- a CDS encoding RtcB family protein — protein MTIPSAIKKISDTVWELPTSYKAGMLVPARIIATEKLIGTMDAGVFDQVTNVACLPGIINYAYCMPDGHWGYGFPIGGVAAMDPETGVISPGGIGFDINCGMRLVLTNLTYDEVKPHLRELVDALFYRIPTGVGCTGFVRCSQDEFRNVVEQGSRWCLKHGYAWPEDLEMTEEGGCFPGADASKVSHKAIERGYDQVGTLGSGNHYCEIQVARPENIYDEETARAFGFTIPNQVAIMFHCGSRGFGHQVATDYLQIFLGVMERKYGIKVLDRELSCAPFHSPEGQDYFAAMKCAVNMAFANRQVILHRIREVFSAVFHKDPEELGMRMVYDVAHNTAKLEKHTVAGKKREVLIHRKGSTRAFGPGMEGIPDCYRETGQPVIIGGSMETGSYLLAGMKSGAETFFSTAHGSGRTMSRHQAKKMIRGQKLQRDMEERGIYVRTDSWGGLAEEAGAAYKDIDDVVAATELAGLSKRVVRLVPVGNIKG, from the coding sequence ATGACGATACCATCTGCCATAAAAAAGATATCCGACACGGTCTGGGAACTGCCCACCTCCTATAAAGCAGGGATGCTGGTGCCGGCGCGGATTATAGCGACGGAAAAACTCATTGGCACCATGGATGCGGGTGTTTTCGACCAGGTAACCAACGTCGCCTGTCTACCAGGCATCATCAACTACGCCTACTGCATGCCGGACGGGCACTGGGGATACGGTTTCCCCATCGGCGGCGTCGCGGCCATGGACCCGGAAACCGGGGTAATCTCTCCCGGCGGCATCGGCTTCGACATCAACTGCGGCATGCGGCTCGTGCTCACCAACCTCACCTACGATGAAGTAAAACCTCACCTGCGCGAACTGGTTGACGCCCTCTTCTACCGGATTCCCACCGGTGTTGGCTGCACCGGTTTCGTCAGATGCTCGCAGGACGAGTTCAGGAACGTCGTCGAACAGGGCTCGCGCTGGTGCCTGAAACACGGCTATGCCTGGCCCGAAGACCTGGAGATGACCGAGGAAGGGGGCTGTTTTCCGGGGGCCGACGCCTCGAAGGTCAGCCACAAGGCGATCGAACGGGGATACGACCAGGTTGGAACCCTCGGCTCCGGCAACCATTACTGCGAGATCCAGGTGGCCAGGCCGGAAAACATCTACGACGAGGAAACGGCCCGCGCCTTCGGCTTCACCATCCCGAACCAGGTGGCGATCATGTTCCACTGCGGCAGCCGCGGCTTCGGTCACCAGGTGGCAACCGACTACCTGCAGATTTTTCTCGGCGTCATGGAGAGGAAGTACGGCATCAAGGTGCTTGATCGGGAACTTTCCTGCGCCCCGTTCCACTCACCCGAGGGACAGGATTACTTCGCCGCCATGAAATGCGCCGTCAACATGGCCTTCGCCAACCGCCAGGTGATCCTCCACCGGATCCGCGAGGTCTTCTCCGCCGTCTTCCACAAGGACCCTGAAGAGCTGGGGATGCGGATGGTCTACGACGTGGCCCACAACACCGCCAAACTGGAAAAACACACCGTTGCCGGCAAGAAACGCGAGGTCCTCATCCACCGCAAAGGGTCGACGCGGGCCTTCGGCCCCGGCATGGAGGGCATTCCCGATTGCTACCGGGAAACCGGCCAGCCGGTGATTATAGGCGGCAGCATGGAAACGGGTTCCTATCTTCTGGCCGGCATGAAGAGCGGCGCCGAGACATTTTTTTCCACCGCCCACGGCAGCGGGCGTACCATGAGCCGACACCAGGCGAAAAAGATGATCAGGGGACAAAAACTGCAAAGGGACATGGAAGAACGCGGCATTTACGTGCGCACCGACTCCTGGGGGGGACTGGCCGAGGAAGCGGGCGCAGCCTACAAGGACATCGATGATGTGGTGGCAGCCACCGAGCTGGCGGGACTGAGCAAGCGGGTCGTGCGTCTCGTGCCGGTCGGCAACATCAAGGGATAA
- the lpxC gene encoding UDP-3-O-acyl-N-acetylglucosamine deacetylase, translating to MAFQQTLKNKVAFSGIGLHSGKEITLTLRPADAGNGIVFHRIDTTPPVSIEARTENVVSTRLSTTIGKNGAAVSTIEHLMAALFSCGIDNAHVDINGPEVPIMDGSAAPFVEGIRNAGSKSLSKSRKYLVVKKPVTIRDGDKRITVLPSRYYRISFDMHFNHPVINRQFRTMKFDRESFADDFSPARTFGFLAEIEALMAHGLALGASLENAVGIDDNGIVNPEGLRFTDEFVRHKILDSIGDFALAGVHLVGHVKACKSGHELNHKFITELLSRSDCWSLMELTPPENKTASFPISLPEMAWLEAC from the coding sequence ATGGCCTTTCAACAGACATTGAAAAATAAAGTGGCGTTCAGCGGCATCGGACTGCACTCGGGAAAAGAGATCACTCTGACGCTTCGCCCTGCTGATGCAGGAAACGGCATAGTTTTCCACCGCATTGACACGACTCCGCCTGTTTCCATCGAAGCTAGGACGGAAAATGTCGTAAGCACCAGGCTTTCCACAACTATCGGCAAAAACGGCGCAGCGGTTTCCACCATCGAGCATCTCATGGCCGCCCTCTTCAGCTGCGGCATCGACAACGCCCATGTGGATATCAACGGCCCTGAAGTGCCGATCATGGACGGCAGCGCAGCCCCATTCGTCGAGGGTATAAGAAACGCCGGATCAAAATCCTTGTCCAAATCACGCAAATACCTGGTGGTAAAAAAGCCGGTGACCATCAGAGACGGCGACAAGAGGATCACCGTCCTCCCCTCCCGCTACTACCGGATATCATTCGACATGCATTTCAACCATCCGGTTATAAACCGCCAGTTCAGGACCATGAAGTTCGACCGGGAATCCTTCGCCGATGATTTCTCCCCGGCCAGGACCTTCGGTTTCCTTGCCGAAATAGAGGCGCTCATGGCACACGGGCTCGCCTTGGGGGCTTCACTGGAAAACGCCGTTGGCATTGATGACAACGGCATAGTGAATCCGGAGGGGCTCCGTTTTACCGACGAATTTGTCCGCCACAAGATCCTCGATTCGATTGGTGACTTCGCCCTTGCCGGCGTTCATCTCGTCGGCCATGTGAAGGCCTGCAAATCAGGACACGAGCTGAACCATAAATTCATCACCGAACTCCTTTCCCGCTCCGATTGCTGGAGCCTGATGGAGCTGACACCCCCCGAAAACAAAACAGCGTCATTCCCTATCAGTCTCCCCGAAATGGCCTGGCTGGAAGCCTGTTGA
- a CDS encoding phasin family protein, with protein MFELLEKALLTGLGAVSMTQKKAEELVTEMKEKYKLSEEEGKAILDKIQVMAKDSRERITEIAENEVKKVIERIGLVPRDEFDRLQKRVEALESTLTENEPGSEC; from the coding sequence ATGTTTGAACTCTTGGAAAAAGCTTTATTGACAGGGCTCGGCGCAGTATCCATGACACAGAAAAAAGCGGAAGAACTGGTAACGGAAATGAAGGAGAAGTATAAGTTGAGTGAGGAAGAGGGAAAGGCGATTCTGGACAAGATCCAGGTAATGGCCAAAGACAGCAGGGAACGGATCACGGAGATCGCCGAAAACGAAGTAAAAAAGGTCATCGAGCGGATCGGTCTGGTCCCCCGCGATGAGTTCGACCGTCTGCAAAAGCGCGTCGAGGCGCTGGAAAGCACGCTAACGGAAAACGAACCGGGGTCTGAATGCTGA
- a CDS encoding cytochrome c biogenesis CcdA family protein: MLEYCIKTLQHAAMQPVGLLFALLLGMVSAATSACCALPVMGILVGYSGAREEKSRRAAAISVIFFTVGIILSLMTIGGIAGFVGQTAQVSLGGYWKLFAGIIAIVFGLATLKLLPFNLPVLSLGKSTNVSDKLGTATTGLLMGGGVVASSLPCCNPGIFIILGAAILQGQVIWATLLLALFALGFSLPLGTVLLGVSLGKTALVSKNADAAIRWVSGCFLLVAGFYLLVTF, from the coding sequence GTGCTTGAATATTGTATCAAGACTCTGCAACATGCAGCAATGCAGCCGGTGGGGTTGCTCTTCGCCCTGCTGCTCGGCATGGTGAGCGCCGCCACCAGCGCCTGCTGTGCGCTGCCGGTAATGGGCATTCTGGTAGGTTATTCCGGTGCAAGGGAAGAGAAAAGTCGCCGTGCTGCGGCCATTTCTGTCATCTTCTTCACTGTGGGTATCATCCTCTCCCTGATGACCATCGGCGGCATTGCCGGCTTTGTCGGCCAGACCGCGCAAGTCTCCCTGGGTGGATACTGGAAGCTCTTTGCCGGCATTATAGCCATTGTTTTTGGCCTGGCAACGCTGAAGCTGCTTCCCTTTAATCTGCCGGTACTCAGTCTGGGAAAATCAACGAACGTGTCTGATAAACTGGGGACGGCGACGACAGGGCTTCTCATGGGAGGCGGCGTTGTCGCCAGTTCTCTGCCCTGCTGCAATCCCGGCATTTTCATCATTCTCGGAGCAGCTATCCTGCAGGGTCAGGTTATCTGGGCAACCCTGTTATTGGCCTTGTTTGCGCTCGGTTTCAGCCTCCCCTTGGGGACTGTATTGCTTGGGGTTTCCCTGGGGAAAACTGCTCTTGTTTCAAAGAATGCCGACGCCGCAATCCGCTGGGTATCCGGATGTTTTCTCCTGGTTGCGGGATTCTATCTCCTTGTCACTTTTTAA
- a CDS encoding BrnT family toxin, producing the protein MVDFARITGFDWDDGNCRKNDKHSVSQAEAEPLFFNDPLLIVNDVQHSSLEMRFHALGKTDDNRQLHVTFTLRLDETKIRVISARDMHRKERVIYEQEA; encoded by the coding sequence ATGGTTGATTTCGCGCGGATAACAGGCTTTGACTGGGACGACGGCAACTGCCGCAAAAACGACAAGCACAGCGTCAGCCAGGCGGAGGCGGAACCGTTATTTTTCAATGATCCGCTGTTGATAGTCAATGATGTACAGCACAGCAGCCTAGAGATGCGTTTTCATGCCTTGGGCAAAACTGATGACAATCGGCAGTTGCACGTCACCTTCACGCTGCGGCTTGATGAAACGAAAATCCGCGTCATATCCGCCCGTGACATGCACAGAAAGGAGCGTGTGATCTATGAACAGGAAGCGTAA
- the arsD gene encoding arsenite efflux transporter metallochaperone ArsD, with product MKIEIFDPAMCCATGVCGPSVDPDLVRIQESLRQIQKHAPAVKVARCGLLSDPQAFVTNSAVAELLEVEGPDCLPLVYVNGELISKRCYPGNEQLQEILKQAGFEVTLGEKKKASCGCGVGSC from the coding sequence ATGAAAATCGAGATCTTTGATCCAGCTATGTGCTGCGCGACAGGTGTTTGCGGCCCAAGCGTTGACCCGGATCTGGTCAGAATCCAGGAATCGCTGCGCCAGATACAGAAACATGCACCGGCAGTAAAGGTTGCACGTTGTGGACTCTTGTCCGATCCGCAAGCTTTTGTCACTAACAGTGCCGTGGCCGAATTGCTGGAAGTAGAAGGCCCGGATTGCCTGCCACTGGTTTATGTGAACGGAGAACTCATCAGCAAGAGGTGTTACCCGGGCAATGAGCAGCTGCAGGAGATCCTGAAACAGGCCGGCTTTGAGGTGACGCTGGGCGAAAAGAAGAAGGCCTCCTGCGGCTGCGGAGTTGGTAGCTGTTAA
- the ubiB gene encoding 2-polyprenylphenol 6-hydroxylase, with translation MLNIIQLNRNIRSIRRYRQIVKILIKYGFDHLLEYFNLSQFVARSRRVLRRNGSTIAQLSPAERMRLALEELGPSFIKLGQVLSTRPDVIPRNFVDEFAKLQDNVPSFPFEEVKTQIRLELGKAAENFFSYLEPVAIAAASIAQVHRARLISGEDVVVKVRRPGVVEVIETDIDVLMGLALLMERHMPGSDIYDPVGLVKEFARTIRREMDFSREGHTIEKIRDNFGGDATLHFPKVYWQETGKGVLTMEYINGIKVNDLAAIERTGLDRKLIARRGADAFLKMVLEHGFFHGDPHPGNVLILPGNVICLLDYGIVGRLDAQLKVYLTDILLAILKRDVDEVISLLTYSGEISENLNTRALKRDLSEFIDSYYEIPLQDIEVGKMLAEFIDIITTFHIKFQPDLMLLTKSLVIVEGMGRELDPDFDMVEHLRPFMEQAIREKMAPGRFAKDIGSMVMSYVNLTKSLPRELREILHRLNRNKFKIDLEHRGLDHFSKELDKSINRLSFSLIIAALIIGSSIVMQTNKGPLIMDFPAFAFLGYTIAGLIGFWWVIAIIRSGRL, from the coding sequence ATGCTGAACATTATCCAGTTAAACCGCAATATCCGCAGCATCAGGCGTTACCGGCAGATCGTAAAAATCCTGATCAAGTACGGCTTTGATCACTTGCTGGAATATTTCAACCTCTCGCAATTCGTTGCCAGGAGCCGGAGAGTTCTGCGCCGCAACGGGTCAACCATTGCCCAGCTTTCTCCGGCGGAGCGCATGAGGCTTGCCCTGGAAGAACTGGGGCCTTCCTTTATCAAGCTCGGCCAGGTCCTCTCCACCCGCCCGGACGTAATCCCTCGAAACTTTGTCGATGAATTCGCCAAACTGCAGGACAATGTCCCGTCCTTCCCCTTTGAGGAAGTCAAGACGCAGATCCGGCTGGAGTTAGGGAAAGCGGCTGAAAATTTCTTCTCTTACCTTGAGCCCGTTGCCATTGCCGCTGCCTCTATCGCCCAGGTCCATCGGGCGCGTCTGATATCCGGCGAGGATGTCGTGGTAAAGGTGCGCCGCCCCGGTGTCGTGGAAGTCATCGAAACCGACATCGACGTCCTGATGGGGCTGGCGCTCCTCATGGAGCGCCATATGCCGGGGAGTGACATCTACGATCCGGTCGGTCTGGTCAAGGAGTTCGCCCGTACCATCCGCCGGGAAATGGATTTTTCCCGCGAGGGGCACACCATTGAAAAGATCCGCGACAACTTCGGCGGCGACGCGACCCTGCACTTTCCGAAGGTATACTGGCAGGAGACCGGCAAAGGCGTGCTGACCATGGAGTACATCAATGGCATCAAGGTCAACGACCTTGCCGCCATCGAGCGCACCGGACTCGACAGGAAACTCATCGCCAGACGCGGAGCAGACGCCTTCCTGAAAATGGTGCTGGAGCACGGCTTTTTCCATGGCGACCCACATCCCGGCAATGTGCTGATTCTGCCGGGCAACGTGATCTGCCTTCTGGACTACGGCATAGTGGGGCGTCTGGACGCCCAGTTGAAGGTTTATCTGACCGACATCCTTCTGGCCATCCTCAAACGGGACGTTGACGAAGTGATCTCCTTGCTTACCTATTCGGGCGAAATCAGCGAGAACCTCAACACGAGGGCGCTGAAGAGGGATCTGTCCGAATTCATCGACAGCTATTACGAAATCCCGCTTCAGGATATAGAAGTCGGTAAGATGCTGGCGGAGTTCATCGACATTATCACCACCTTCCATATAAAGTTCCAGCCCGACCTGATGCTCCTTACCAAGTCGCTCGTCATTGTCGAAGGTATGGGGCGTGAACTGGACCCCGATTTCGACATGGTGGAACACCTCCGGCCGTTCATGGAACAAGCGATCAGGGAAAAGATGGCTCCCGGCCGCTTTGCCAAGGACATAGGCAGCATGGTCATGTCCTATGTCAACCTCACCAAAAGCCTGCCGCGAGAACTGCGGGAGATACTGCACCGCCTCAACCGCAACAAGTTCAAGATCGACCTGGAACACCGCGGACTCGACCACTTCAGCAAGGAATTGGACAAATCCATCAACCGGCTCTCCTTCAGTCTTATTATCGCTGCCCTCATCATCGGCTCGTCCATCGTCATGCAGACAAACAAGGGCCCCCTCATTATGGATTTTCCTGCATTCGCCTTCCTCGGCTATACCATCGCGGGCCTGATCGGCTTTTGGTGGGTGATAGCCATCATTCGTTCCGGCCGGCTCTAG